One genomic region from Mastacembelus armatus chromosome 21, fMasArm1.2, whole genome shotgun sequence encodes:
- the LOC113122952 gene encoding claudin-14, protein MASTVVQLFGFIFGMMGLVGTVVATLLPQWRSTAYVGSNIITATTHMKGLWMECVWHSTGIYQCELYRSLLALPHDLQAARALMVLSCITSVLASLVSVTGMKCTRFAQGSLIKSLLAQSGGICFICAGLLCLVTVSWTTSSVLMDFYNPFLPIGLKYELGLAVYLGYGAACSSMAGGLVMCWSSSGNRSRNPSHMRKTQTPSPPPAFNNIYPPGPLYKPPEALKDNHASSLCSSSGYRLNNYV, encoded by the exons ATGGCCAGCACAGTAGTTCAGCTCTTTGGCTTCATCTTTGGGATGATGGGGCTTGTGGGAACTGTAGTTGCAACCCTGCTCCCGCAGTGGCGCAGCACAGCTTATGTGGGCTCTAATATCATCACAGCTACCACCCACATGAAAGGTCTGTGGATGGAGTGTGTATGGCACAGCACTGGCATTTACCAGTGTGAACTGTACAGATCTCTTCTGGCACTGCCACATGACCTTCAG GCAGCCCGAGCGCTCATGGTGCTCTCCTGCATCACCTCAGTCCTTGCCTCTCTGGTTTCTGTGACGGGGATGAAATGTACCCGCTTTGCTCAAGGCTCACTGATCAAGTCTCTGCTGGCCCAGAGTGGTGGGATTTGTTTTATCTGTGCTGGTTTACTCTGCCTTGTCACTGTGTCCTGGACCACCAGCAGCGTTTTAATGGATTTCTATAACCCATTCCTTCCCATTGGTTTGAAGTATGAGCTCGGCCTGGCTGTGTACCTTGGTTATGGCGCAGCCTGTTCCAGCATGGCCGGAGGACTGGTGATGTGCTGGAGCAGCAGTGGCAACAGGTCACGGAATCCCAGCCATATGCGAAAGACTCAAACACCATCACCTCCCCCTGCCTTCAACAACATATATCCCCCTGGTCCACTCTACAAGCCCCCAGAGGCCCTTAAAGACAATCACGCTTCCTCACTTTGCTCCAGCAGTGGCTACAGGCTTAATAACTATGTTTAA